Proteins co-encoded in one Sandaracinaceae bacterium genomic window:
- the pilB gene encoding type IV-A pilus assembly ATPase PilB has protein sequence MSNRLGELLVREKRISLEQLRTAQETQRRDKVSLGYALARQGVISDDEITEFLSAQYRVQSIDLSNYEIDPDVMKLISHEVCIRHKVVPVSRAGSALIVAMVDPSNLHAIDDIKFLTGYNVEPVVASEAAILAKLETGNAAPEISYDDIMDGFDEEDIDFTGTEEDVNIMDLERASGDAPVVRLCNAILLNAIKKGASDIHIEPYEKSLRVRYRIDGVLSEEMRPPLKMKNAISSRIKIMSSLDIAERRLPQDGRIKLKMGKGREMDFRVSVLPTLFGEKIVMRLLDKSNLQLDMTKLGFDPEPLKDFKDNIHRPYGMVLVTGPTGSGKTTTLYSALAELNTIDTNISTAEDPVEFNLAGINQVNMHDDIGLNFAASLRSFLRQDPDIIMVGEIRDFETAEIAIKAALTGHMVLSTLHTNDAPSTVTRLLNMGVEPFLVTASVNLVVAQRLARRICADCKQPTTYTDQAMLDVGFKQAELKDLKLMKGTGCATCGDTGYKGRVALYEVMPFRDQLKELVLQGCSTAELKQEMIRIGITSLRMAGLAKVRAGMTTVEEVLRCTTSDTN, from the coding sequence ATGAGCAATCGCCTCGGAGAGCTTCTCGTACGTGAAAAGCGCATCAGCCTCGAGCAGCTGCGCACAGCACAGGAGACTCAGCGGCGCGACAAGGTCAGCCTTGGATACGCGCTCGCGCGCCAGGGTGTCATCTCGGACGACGAGATCACCGAGTTCCTCAGCGCCCAGTACCGGGTGCAGTCCATCGATCTCAGCAACTACGAGATCGACCCCGACGTGATGAAGCTGATCTCCCACGAGGTCTGCATCCGCCACAAGGTGGTGCCCGTCTCGCGCGCCGGCTCGGCGCTGATCGTGGCCATGGTGGACCCGTCCAACCTCCACGCCATCGACGACATCAAGTTCCTCACTGGCTACAACGTGGAGCCGGTCGTCGCCTCGGAGGCCGCCATCCTCGCGAAGCTGGAGACGGGCAACGCCGCGCCCGAGATCTCCTACGACGACATCATGGATGGCTTCGACGAGGAGGACATCGACTTCACGGGCACCGAAGAGGACGTGAACATCATGGACCTCGAGCGCGCGTCGGGGGACGCGCCGGTGGTCCGGCTCTGCAACGCCATCCTGCTGAACGCCATCAAGAAGGGCGCGTCCGACATCCACATCGAGCCGTACGAGAAGAGCCTGCGCGTGCGCTACCGCATCGACGGCGTGCTCAGCGAGGAGATGCGGCCGCCGCTCAAGATGAAGAACGCGATCTCGTCGCGTATCAAGATCATGTCCTCGCTGGACATCGCCGAGCGCCGCCTGCCGCAGGACGGACGCATCAAGCTGAAGATGGGCAAGGGGCGCGAGATGGACTTCCGCGTGTCCGTGCTGCCCACCCTGTTCGGCGAGAAGATCGTCATGCGCCTCTTGGACAAGTCCAACCTGCAGCTGGACATGACCAAGCTGGGCTTCGACCCCGAGCCGCTCAAGGACTTCAAGGACAACATCCACCGCCCGTACGGGATGGTGCTGGTCACGGGCCCCACCGGCTCGGGCAAGACCACCACGCTCTACTCGGCTCTGGCCGAGCTGAACACCATCGACACGAACATCAGCACGGCCGAGGACCCGGTCGAGTTCAACCTGGCGGGCATCAACCAGGTGAACATGCACGACGACATCGGCCTGAACTTCGCCGCCTCGCTGCGCAGCTTCCTGCGTCAGGACCCGGACATCATCATGGTCGGCGAGATTCGCGACTTCGAGACGGCCGAGATCGCCATCAAGGCGGCCCTCACCGGCCACATGGTGCTGTCCACTCTGCACACCAACGACGCGCCCAGCACCGTCACGCGCCTCCTGAACATGGGCGTGGAGCCCTTCCTCGTCACGGCCTCGGTCAACCTCGTGGTGGCGCAGCGCCTGGCGCGCCGCATCTGCGCGGACTGCAAGCAGCCCACTACCTACACCGACCAGGCCATGCTGGACGTGGGCTTCAAGCAGGCCGAGCTCAAGGACCTGAAGCTCATGAAGGGCACCGGCTGCGCCACGTGCGGCGACACGGGCTACAAGGGCCGCGTGGCCCTCTACGAGGTCATGCCCTTCCGCGACCAGCTGAAGGAGCTGGTGCTACAGGGCTGCTCCACGGCCGAGCTCAAGCAGGAGATGATCCGCATCGGCATCACCTCGCTGCGCATGGCCGGCCTCGCCAAGGTGCGGGCCGGCATGACCACGGTGGAGGAGGTGCTGCGCTGCACCACCTCGGACACCAACTGA